A segment of the Staphylococcus ratti genome:
GCAAAAGCTAAATATCAAAATGTAACTATAAGTATTTACAAATCTCGAAAAGTCATGTTTCAAGGTCAAAATGTAGAAGCTGTTGCCAGTATGCTCTTAGGTGACATCGTAAAAGCACCCGCTTCTACTAAAACTAAACCTTCTGAAAAGACACTTTTTAAATATAATCAGCATAATTGTATCGGTAGTGATGAAGCAGGTAGCGGCGATTATTTTGGTCCTTTAACTGTATGTGCATGTTACGTAAGCAAAGAACATATCGACGTGCTAAAAACATTAGGTGTTGATGATTCCAAAAAATTAAATGACGCTAAAATTGTCTCGCTTGCTGAACAACTTGTGACCTTTCTGCCCCATTCATTACTTGTATTAGACAACCCTAAATACAACGATCGTCAAGCACTAGGTTGGTCGCAAGTTAAGATGAAAGCTGTATTACATAATGAATGTATCATCAACGTATTAAAGAAAGTAAATGAAAATGAGATTGAAGCTATCGTTATTGACCAATTTGCGCAACCTGGCGTATACAAACGTTATGCGTTAAGCGATATTCCTCTTGAATCTCGAACGCATTTTGAGACTAAAGGCGAATCTAAATCACTTGCAATCGCAGCAGCCAGTATCATTTCAAGATATGCTTTCGTTAAACATATGGATCATCTTTCCAAAAAAATGAACCAAACAATTTTAAAAGGAGCTAGCGGTAAAGTAGATTTATTAGCAGCACGTATTATTGAAAAAGAAGGATTACAACGACTTGACCAAATTTCTAAAAAACATTTTAGTAATCGAAACAAAGCTATACAATTGGTCGACAAAAAACGCAACGGTTTATAATGCCGTTGCGTTTTTGCCCTTCTTAATATAGTCACTTACTAACCTCTTAACGTTGCACCTTGTTGTTCTAGTTCTGATAGGATGCGATCATGAACTTCTGCTACTTGTGCTTCAGTCAAAGTGTTTTCAGTATCTAAATATTCTAATCGAATCGCTACTGATTTTTTACCTGCTTCCATATGTTCACCTTCATAGACATCAAATACAGAAGCTTCTTTTAATAAATGATTTCCGGCTTGTTTAATAGTTTGAATCAATGCTGATACACGTACCTCTGTATCAACTACTAATGCAATATCACGTGTTACGCCAGGAAACTTAGGAATTTGATTATAGTTGATATAACCTACACGGTAGCTCATTAACTTTTCATAATTCAATTCAAAGACGTATGTACGTCCTAAATCATATTGTTTCGCTACTGTTGGGTGAAGTTCTCCAATGAATCCAATTACATCACCTTGACATAATACTTTTGCTGTTCGCCCAGGGTGTAAACCGTCTATTTGTGCTGTTTCATAATCAAAAGAAAGTGCTAGTTTATCGGCGATGCGGTCCACTACACCTTTTGTAAGATAGAAATCTACCACTTCTTTTTTAGCTTGCCAAGGATGTGCAACGTATTCACCTATCATAATACCGCTTAAATATTCTACCTCGTCTGGTAAAACACCCTCACCATTGCTAAAGAAGACATTTCCGATTTCATATAATGCAATGTTTTGATTTTTACGTGCCACATTGTATTGTGCAGCGTCAATCAAGTGTGGGATTAAACTTTGACGTAATGTAGAATGTGCTTCACTCATTGGCATTAATAATTTGATCGCTTCACGCGCTTCCATTGTAAAAGCTTTAGCGCGCTTTTCGTCAACAAGCGAATATGTCATGGCTTGTGACAATCCAGCGCCTTCTAAAGCACCACGTATCGCACGCGTTTTACGTTGTCGGTCTGTAAGCGCACCACTTGTTACAGACTCAAATACTGGAAGTGATGAAGGTAAATTATCATACCCGTAAATACGCGCAATTTCTTCAATAATATCAGCTTCAATTTTAATGTCCGGACGGCGAGAAGGTACCGTTACTTGGAGCGTTTGCTCTTCTACAGTCGTCTCAAAACCAAGTTGTTGAAGTGCCTCTATCATTTCATGTTCTGACACATTAAAGCCTATTGTTCGATTAACTTTATCTACAGTAATTTCAATTGTACGTGTTAAAGGACCCAAATCTCCTTGAGCAACACGTTCAGCTAACACTTCTCCGTTCGCCAACGTCTCTAAAAGATAACACGCACGGTCAACTGCTTCATTCACAAATTCTGCTGCTAATCCTTTTTCAAAGCGACTTGATGATTCACTTCTTAAATTCAAGCGACGTGACGTATGACGTATGGCAACCGTATCAAATAAGGCCCCTTCAACTACTACGTTTTTAGTTTGTTCTGTTACTTCTGAAAAATCACCGCCCATGACGCCGCCAAGTGCAATAGGCTCTGTTCCGTTTGTAATAACGATGTCATTCGTCTGTAATTGGCGTTCTTGATTGTCTAATGTTGTCATTGTTTCGCCTTCACGTGCTTGGCGCACGACAATTTCATTAGAACCTATTTTATCTTGGTCAAACATATGCAAAGGTTGACCATATTCTAATAATACATAATTAGAAATATCAACAACGTTATTAATTGGTCGAATGCCCGCTTTCATTAAGCGCGCTTGCATCCACTCTGGAGAAGGCGCAATAGTAACGTTTTCTACAACTCGCGCACTATAATAAGGCACTTTGTCTTCATTTTCAATTTTCACAGAAAGTTTATGATGTGCATCGCCTTTTTCTGAAGTTAGCGTTGTTTCTGGCTTCTGTACAGGCTGATGATATAAAGCCCCTACTTCGTAAGCAGTCCCAATCATGCTTAACGCATCAGAACGGTTTGGTGTTAAATCAAACTCCATTAATTGATCATCTAAATATAATGCTTTTAAAGCATCTGTCCCTGGCTCAATTTGTGAAGTGAAGTTATAAATCCCTTCTTCAAAAGCTTTTGGTACTACATTGCTCGCTAAACCAATTTCTTGTAAAGAACAAATCATACCTTCTGACACTTGGCCACGTAATTTGGCACGCTTTATTTTAATACCACCTGGAAGACGCCCGCCTACTTTAGCGACAATTACCGTCTGACCAGCATCGACATTAGAGGCCCCACAGACAATCTGAGTCAATTCATCTTCACCAATATCGACTTGACAAATGCTTAATTTATCTGCATCTGGATGTTTTGCAGTTGATGCTACATATCCAACAACTAAATTTTTAATATCTTTAGTAAAATCAATAATTTCATCAACTTCAATACCCGAACGTGTAATACGTTCAGCCAACGCTTCAATGGAAACATCAATATTCACATAGGATTCTAACCATTCTTTTGAAATTAACATGTTGTTTCACCTCTATCTTCTACCGCTTTAAATTGCTCTAAGAAACGTACATCATTCGTATAGAAATGACGAATGTCTTCAATGCCATATTTCAACATCGCGATACGATCTGGTCCCATACCGAAAGCAAAACCTGAATAACGTTTTGAATCAAATCCAGCCATTTCTAACACATTAGGGTGGACCATACCCGCACCTAAAATTTCAATCCAGCCTGTATGTTTACATACATTACAACCTTCACCTTTACATTTAAAACACGAAACGTCTACTTCTACTGAAGGTTCTGTAAATGGGAAGTAACTTGGACGTAAGCGCAACTCACGTTCTTCACCAAATAATGATTTAGCTAATAATTCAAGCGTCCCTTTTAAGTCGCTCATTTTAATGTTTTCATCTACAACAAGCCCTTCAATTTGTGTGAACTGATGACTATGTGTCGCGTCGTCTGAATCACGTCGATATACTTTACCAGGACATAATATTTTCACAGGTCCTTCGCCGTTACGCTTTTCCATCGTACGCGCCTGTACTGGTGAGGTATGGGTACGCATTAAAATTTCTTCAGTAATGTAGAAGCTATCCTGCATGTCACGAGCTGGATGAGATTTTGGTAAATTTAGCGCTTCAAAATTGTAATAATCTTGTTCAACTTCGTAGCCTGTAACAATTTCATAACCCAATCCTAAAAACAAGTCTTCAATTTCTTCAATTGTTCGTGTTAACGGATGTTTAGCTCCATTTGCGATTTTACGACTTGGCAATGTAACGTCAATAGATTCTTCTGAAAGTTGTTGGTTTAACTGTGCTTCAGCTAAATCGGCTTGTCTTTCTTCAATCGCACTTGTAATGGCTTGACGTACCTCATTCACTTTTTGACCATATTCAGGTTTTTCTTCTTTTGATAAATTTTTCATATTTTTCATTAAACCGGTCACTTGACCTTTTTTACCTAAATATTGTACTTTCACGTCTTGTAAAGCTTTTTCACTATCCGCTTGTTGAATCGCCTCAAGTGCTTCAGTTTTAATTTGTAACATTTCATCTGCTTGCGACATCTTTAATCCTCCTTAAAAATAAAAAGACCCCGTCCTATACATGGGACGAAGTCTTTCCGTGGTACCACCCAGTTTTATGTAGTCTCCTACATACACTCTGAATTTATGTTGATAACGAGTCATAAACCCGACTTAAATCTCTTTAAGTAGCTAAAAAGGTGAAAAAAACCATACACAATTGAGGCGACTCACAGTTATTGCCGACCTTCCCTTTACAATTGTTTCGTATCGTTTCCGTCTTTTTATAAGCATTCTTATTCTGTATCAATACATCAATTATATACATGAGTAAATTGAGGGTCAACCCTTTAAATGAAACATTAAAATCCCAGCTGCAATCGCTACATTTAAACTTTCTGCGCGACCATAAATAGGAATCGTAACATTTTGCGTCGTCGCATCTAAAAGAGCTTTAGTCATCCCCTCACCTTCATTACCTAAAATGAGCGCAAATGACGTTTGCTTCTTGTCAATCTTGTGATAGGACACAGCATTTTCTATCGCAGTACCATAAACTGGCCCATTAAAGTTTTGAACAAAATGTACCACATCTTCTTCTACCACTACCGGTATGTGGAACACACTACCTTGACTCGCACGCAACACTTTATCAGAAAAAACATCAGCAGTTCCTCTAGAAACGATAACCATATCTAAACCTGCCGCATCTGCCGTTCGAATCAATGTTCCTACATTTCCCGGATCTTGTACACGATCTAATATAAGCACTTGTTTGGCAGTAGAGATTTCAAACGTTGGTTTTTGAACAATCGCAAAAATACCTTGAGGCGTTACCGTTCCAGCTAGTGTTTCAGCCACTTTCATATTTATTTCATAAGTAGCCTGACTCGCTTCAATTAACGCTTGATCGACACGCGCCACATCAAGTACGAATAGATATTCAATAGTTAAATTATTTTGAAATGCTTCCTCAATTAAATGATACCCTTCAAGAATCATAAGCCCTTGTTTGTCGCGCTCACGTTTCTTTTTTAGCTTTTGATATAATTTCACTTTTGTATTTTGGTTGGAAGTAATTTGTTCCATAAACACGCCTCAACTCTTTATCATTTTATTTCATTCTATCATAAAGTTAAAAAGAAAATCGCTTTGACCTCAATGCGTCAAAGCGATTTTATATCGTATCAATTATTTTGAAACGACTTCTTCACCTTTGTATGAACCACAACCTGGACATACACGGTGTGATAATTTAAATTCACCACAGTTTGGGCATTCTTGCATACCTGGTACTGTTAATTTGAAATGCGTACGGCGTTTGTTTTTTCTTGTTTTAGAAGTTCTTCTTTTTGGTACTGCCATGATTAATCCTCCCTTTTATTCATTACATATGACGTATTGATTTTAGCGTGCGCGATCACCATCATCATAAAACTGTTGTAATTTTTGAAGCCTTGGATCGACTTTTTTATGCGACTCATCTTGTGAAGGGTCGTTATCCAAAATTTGTGTTTCGTCAACAACTTCCCAACCTTGACCACCTGTTAACATGTCTTCGCTATCATCAGCGATAACACGCATAGGTTTTTCTAACATCACAATCTCTTCCGCGATTGCACGAAGATTGATGATGCCATCCGTCGCGAGATGATAATGTTCATCGTCCTCATCTTCGTATAAACCATCTAAATCAAACACTTCCGTCGATGTTGTATCCAAAGGAACTTCTACTGGCTTAAGTGTACGTGCACATGCCATCGTATACATTCCAGTTAAATGCATAGTTGCAACGACTTCATTCGACTTTACGATTAATTCACCCTCAATGTGAACTGGAGATAAATGTATAATATCTAAAGTTCCAGCTAAATCGTTAAATTCAACAGTTTGATTAAATTTAAAAGGTTGTCCTTGGTATTTTCTTAATTGTGTTATTGACCATTTCATATGGCTTCACCTCTAACAAGCACAAAATTTATTTTAACTTTTGACGCTAAAGTTGTCAAGATTTTTTCTTAACATCTTTAGTTCTGTTACAATACTCATAATGAGACACGAAAGGAAAGAAAGCAAATGAAAAGTGTTGCCCTCATTACAGAGTATAATCCCTTTCATAATGGACACCTCTATCACGCGCAACAATCAAAGCACATCACTAATGCAGACGTGGTCATCGCGATCATGAGTGGCCAGTTTATGATGCGTGGTATGCCTGCAATGTATTCTAAATTCACACGCACACAAATGGCGCTTCAAGGTGTTGATCTTGTCGTTGAACTGCCTTTACTCGGCAGTCTATCTTCAAGTGATCGTTTTGCAGAAATGGGTGTCAAAGTTGCCAATTATTTAGACGTAGACGCCCTGTCATTTGGTAGCGAAAGTGGCGATATCCGTCAGCTTAAGTCAATAGCTGAACAAATATGCCACTTTGAAAATCATCCGCAATTTCAAAACGCACTCAAACAAGGTAAAAGTTATGCTCGGATCGTCGGTGAATATATAAATGATGCGTGTATCGAGTCACCTAACAATATTTTAGCATTGTCTTATCTCAAGCAATTACACATACAAAATAGTAACATCAAACCATACACAATATCGCGTACCAATGCACAACATCACCAAAATGAAATCGCACATCATACATTTGCAAGTGGTTCTGCAATTCGTAAAGATATCCTTAATAATGGAAAACATTGGAAAAACTGCGTCCCACCGAACAATTATCCATTGTTTTCTCATCCATTCACTCAAACAGATACGCTATTTAAAATGATTCAACTCACCGTGCTACAACAATCTCTCACATCACTTGCTTCCATTTATACAATGAGTGAAGGATTTGAGCATCGCTTAAGTCGCATGATTCGTGAGGTTAATCATTGGGATGCGTTGCTCACAAAACTGAAAACAAAGCGTTACACGCATACACATATACAACGCATTTTAATGAACGTATTACTGAATTTTCGTTATGAAGATGTCCAACCTCACATTAATGCGGTTAGAATTTTAGGCATGACAACTAAAGGACAAACGTATTTAAAAAATCTAAAACAACGCTATCCAGAGAAAAACTTAATTACCAATGTCAATAAAACATCCGCTTCTTATTTTAAACACGAAATAAAAGCGACAGATATATACAATCTACTAACGCAGCAAACAAACACAGATTTCAATACACCTGTCATCATCTCACACGACAGATAAATACACTGGCTCAAAATTCGAAATAATAATGTGTTGCACCAATAAGATGTATTCAATCATCCGTAATGACACAAAAATCATAACCACCCATTAAACGGGTGGTTATGATTTGAATTTTTTTAATAGCGCTTCTTCTACTGGTTTTGGTACGAATTCTGAAATATCTGCATCATACTGTGCCACTTCTTTCACAACACTTGAACTAATAAAAGAATAATCTGTTGATGTCATCATATATAACGTTTCAATATTAGGGTTTAATTTTCTATTCATGGACGTGAGGCGTAATTCATATTCAAAATCACTCACCGCACGTAAACCACGAATAATCGTTGTCGCACCAACATATTCACAAAAGTCTACTAACAAACCTCCATAAGAATGGACATAGACATTATCCAAATGTGAAACTGAAGCTTCAATTAGCGCAATGCGTTCATCAGATGTAAACGTCCCTTTTTTACTGCTATTGCGCAAAACGCATATATGCAATTCTTCAAAGCGCTCTGCACTACGTTCGATAATATCGATATGACCCAAAGTAATAGGATCAAAGCTTCCTGGAATGACTGCTTTTGTATTAGTCATGATTTTCTCCTTTTTCCAATAAACAAGTATCAGTTAAACCATAGTGATATCGTTTGATTTCTTTGAAGCCGTTACTTTGAATAGATTCACGATGACTAAACTCACACACGATAATACCATTCTTTTTCAATAAATCAAATTCTTGAATACGTTCCAACGCTTTATCTATCAAACCTTTTTCATAAGGAGGATCTAAAAAGATAATATCAAATTGAATTTCTCTTTTATACAATGCTTTAAGCGCACGATCAGCGTTGTTTTTGTAAACTTCAGTTTGAGATTCAAGCCCTAATTTTTTTATATTTTGACGAATAATTTTGATTGCGCCAAAATTTTGGTCTACAAAAATAACTTTCTCCATTCCTCTTGAAAGTGCTTCAATGCCTAGACCGCCACTTCCAGCAAACAAGTCTAATCCGATACCTTGAACCTCATGTAAACTATTAAAAATGCCCTCTTTCACTTTATCCATAGTAGGTCTTGTATTTCGACCTTCGAGAGTGTCTAACGGTTTGCTTTTATGTTTTCCGGCGATGACGCGCATATACTTACACTTCCAATCTTTTTTCATTTTTAATATAATTTTCATGAAGGAGGAACATCATGAAACAATCATTTATCGTACTTGGTCAAGGGCTTACAGATTTATACGAATTTAAAACACTGATCGATTATAATCATCCAAGAGTCGAGCGTATCGTCTTTTTTCATACACCAAAATCCGAAGCGCAATTAACATCCGTTGCTTTAATTATGCAACCTACAGAAGGAAGGTACTTCCAAGGGATTTATATCATGTTGAATGCTTTACGTTATCCCTTTCCTGAAACTAATCGTAAATACGAACTCATCCAATCATTCGCCTCACCTTATAATATCGAAATGGTTGGTGTAGATGTCCACGCTCCTGAAGCATATCCAGAATTAGAGCTATACTTTAATTATTTAAAAAGTGTTTTAAGACTTCAACATTGGTTGCCACCACTTGAGTAGCTAAAATTCATATTTTTCTTTTTCGTATACTTTTTTTATAGTTTTATATGGTGAACCTACCACTTTCGTCACATATTTAAGTTTCATCAAATTTTGAACGATTTGATCTATTTGTTGTTGTTCTACATACATTGCGACATATTTATGTGTTTTGTTCGTCGAAACAATGTGACCATACTTACGTATTTGACGTTCATGTTTCATATTTTTTAAGTAAATAATTAATTTTTCTCGTTGTACGATTTCCATTTTTTCACCTCGCACTTTCACGCTTATATCGTACCATGTGTGCGATAAAAACGAAAAGATAAATTTTATCACATTAAGGAGTTGGTAAAAATGACACAGTCGCGCCGAATCATCACGCGTACCATTATAGGGATTTCAAGTTTAATAGGCAGCCGCTTTTTATTGAACTATATCAAAAAAGAAATTAATCCGCGAAACATCCATCCCTATTTCAAACATCCTGCCCCCTTTATATTAAGTCATAGAGGCGGTATGTACGAACGCCCTGAACATACGGCCCTCGCCTTTGATCATAGTGAAAAACTCGGGTTGACTGGGTTTGAAATTGATATCCGTATTTCTAAAGATGAACATGTCATCGTATTTCATGATGCTGATGTTGATCGTACAACAAATGGCTCTGGCCGCGTTGTAGAGTATACGTTAGATGAATTAAAAAAATTAGATGCCGGCTATCATTTTACAGATATTAATGGTACAACACCTTACAAGAACCATCCTAAAGCTAAAATTATGACATTAGATGAATTGTTTACATGCTACCCTAATCAATTGGTTAATATTGATATTAAAGACCATCCTGAAACGTATGAAGGAAGTATTGCGGCTGAACGCTTGTATCAAACTATCGTCAAACATGACGCGCAACATCGTGTACTCGTTACAAGTTTTCATAAAGAACAAATCGAGCGCTTTAACCTCTACCATTCTAACGACATTGCAACAGGCGCAAGTCAAGCTGAAGTGACTGAAGGCATACTTAAATTTTATACTGGTTTTTCCAAACTTTACGATGGGCAAG
Coding sequences within it:
- the pheT gene encoding phenylalanine--tRNA ligase subunit beta codes for the protein MLISKEWLESYVNIDVSIEALAERITRSGIEVDEIIDFTKDIKNLVVGYVASTAKHPDADKLSICQVDIGEDELTQIVCGASNVDAGQTVIVAKVGGRLPGGIKIKRAKLRGQVSEGMICSLQEIGLASNVVPKAFEEGIYNFTSQIEPGTDALKALYLDDQLMEFDLTPNRSDALSMIGTAYEVGALYHQPVQKPETTLTSEKGDAHHKLSVKIENEDKVPYYSARVVENVTIAPSPEWMQARLMKAGIRPINNVVDISNYVLLEYGQPLHMFDQDKIGSNEIVVRQAREGETMTTLDNQERQLQTNDIVITNGTEPIALGGVMGGDFSEVTEQTKNVVVEGALFDTVAIRHTSRRLNLRSESSSRFEKGLAAEFVNEAVDRACYLLETLANGEVLAERVAQGDLGPLTRTIEITVDKVNRTIGFNVSEHEMIEALQQLGFETTVEEQTLQVTVPSRRPDIKIEADIIEEIARIYGYDNLPSSLPVFESVTSGALTDRQRKTRAIRGALEGAGLSQAMTYSLVDEKRAKAFTMEAREAIKLLMPMSEAHSTLRQSLIPHLIDAAQYNVARKNQNIALYEIGNVFFSNGEGVLPDEVEYLSGIMIGEYVAHPWQAKKEVVDFYLTKGVVDRIADKLALSFDYETAQIDGLHPGRTAKVLCQGDVIGFIGELHPTVAKQYDLGRTYVFELNYEKLMSYRVGYINYNQIPKFPGVTRDIALVVDTEVRVSALIQTIKQAGNHLLKEASVFDVYEGEHMEAGKKSVAIRLEYLDTENTLTEAQVAEVHDRILSELEQQGATLRG
- the rpmF gene encoding 50S ribosomal protein L32; the protein is MAVPKRRTSKTRKNKRRTHFKLTVPGMQECPNCGEFKLSHRVCPGCGSYKGEEVVSK
- the coaD gene encoding pantetheine-phosphate adenylyltransferase, yielding MTNTKAVIPGSFDPITLGHIDIIERSAERFEELHICVLRNSSKKGTFTSDERIALIEASVSHLDNVYVHSYGGLLVDFCEYVGATTIIRGLRAVSDFEYELRLTSMNRKLNPNIETLYMMTSTDYSFISSSVVKEVAQYDADISEFVPKPVEEALLKKFKS
- a CDS encoding TrmH family RNA methyltransferase: MEQITSNQNTKVKLYQKLKKKRERDKQGLMILEGYHLIEEAFQNNLTIEYLFVLDVARVDQALIEASQATYEINMKVAETLAGTVTPQGIFAIVQKPTFEISTAKQVLILDRVQDPGNVGTLIRTADAAGLDMVIVSRGTADVFSDKVLRASQGSVFHIPVVVEEDVVHFVQNFNGPVYGTAIENAVSYHKIDKKQTSFALILGNEGEGMTKALLDATTQNVTIPIYGRAESLNVAIAAGILMFHLKG
- the rsmD gene encoding 16S rRNA (guanine(966)-N(2))-methyltransferase RsmD — protein: MRVIAGKHKSKPLDTLEGRNTRPTMDKVKEGIFNSLHEVQGIGLDLFAGSGGLGIEALSRGMEKVIFVDQNFGAIKIIRQNIKKLGLESQTEVYKNNADRALKALYKREIQFDIIFLDPPYEKGLIDKALERIQEFDLLKKNGIIVCEFSHRESIQSNGFKEIKRYHYGLTDTCLLEKGENHD
- a CDS encoding YlbG family protein codes for the protein MEIVQREKLIIYLKNMKHERQIRKYGHIVSTNKTHKYVAMYVEQQQIDQIVQNLMKLKYVTKVVGSPYKTIKKVYEKEKYEF
- the rnhC gene encoding ribonuclease HIII, with translation MSNLVKQLSQNEIDTLMKKINVDTSNLAPGMIAKAKYQNVTISIYKSRKVMFQGQNVEAVASMLLGDIVKAPASTKTKPSEKTLFKYNQHNCIGSDEAGSGDYFGPLTVCACYVSKEHIDVLKTLGVDDSKKLNDAKIVSLAEQLVTFLPHSLLVLDNPKYNDRQALGWSQVKMKAVLHNECIINVLKKVNENEIEAIVIDQFAQPGVYKRYALSDIPLESRTHFETKGESKSLAIAAASIISRYAFVKHMDHLSKKMNQTILKGASGKVDLLAARIIEKEGLQRLDQISKKHFSNRNKAIQLVDKKRNGL
- the pheS gene encoding phenylalanine--tRNA ligase subunit alpha, which produces MSQADEMLQIKTEALEAIQQADSEKALQDVKVQYLGKKGQVTGLMKNMKNLSKEEKPEYGQKVNEVRQAITSAIEERQADLAEAQLNQQLSEESIDVTLPSRKIANGAKHPLTRTIEEIEDLFLGLGYEIVTGYEVEQDYYNFEALNLPKSHPARDMQDSFYITEEILMRTHTSPVQARTMEKRNGEGPVKILCPGKVYRRDSDDATHSHQFTQIEGLVVDENIKMSDLKGTLELLAKSLFGEERELRLRPSYFPFTEPSVEVDVSCFKCKGEGCNVCKHTGWIEILGAGMVHPNVLEMAGFDSKRYSGFAFGMGPDRIAMLKYGIEDIRHFYTNDVRFLEQFKAVEDRGETTC
- a CDS encoding nucleotidyltransferase, with product MKSVALITEYNPFHNGHLYHAQQSKHITNADVVIAIMSGQFMMRGMPAMYSKFTRTQMALQGVDLVVELPLLGSLSSSDRFAEMGVKVANYLDVDALSFGSESGDIRQLKSIAEQICHFENHPQFQNALKQGKSYARIVGEYINDACIESPNNILALSYLKQLHIQNSNIKPYTISRTNAQHHQNEIAHHTFASGSAIRKDILNNGKHWKNCVPPNNYPLFSHPFTQTDTLFKMIQLTVLQQSLTSLASIYTMSEGFEHRLSRMIREVNHWDALLTKLKTKRYTHTHIQRILMNVLLNFRYEDVQPHINAVRILGMTTKGQTYLKNLKQRYPEKNLITNVNKTSASYFKHEIKATDIYNLLTQQTNTDFNTPVIISHDR
- a CDS encoding YceD family protein; protein product: MKWSITQLRKYQGQPFKFNQTVEFNDLAGTLDIIHLSPVHIEGELIVKSNEVVATMHLTGMYTMACARTLKPVEVPLDTTSTEVFDLDGLYEDEDDEHYHLATDGIINLRAIAEEIVMLEKPMRVIADDSEDMLTGGQGWEVVDETQILDNDPSQDESHKKVDPRLQKLQQFYDDGDRAR
- a CDS encoding DUF7147 family protein — encoded protein: MKQSFIVLGQGLTDLYEFKTLIDYNHPRVERIVFFHTPKSEAQLTSVALIMQPTEGRYFQGIYIMLNALRYPFPETNRKYELIQSFASPYNIEMVGVDVHAPEAYPELELYFNYLKSVLRLQHWLPPLE
- a CDS encoding glycerophosphodiester phosphodiesterase, giving the protein MTQSRRIITRTIIGISSLIGSRFLLNYIKKEINPRNIHPYFKHPAPFILSHRGGMYERPEHTALAFDHSEKLGLTGFEIDIRISKDEHVIVFHDADVDRTTNGSGRVVEYTLDELKKLDAGYHFTDINGTTPYKNHPKAKIMTLDELFTCYPNQLVNIDIKDHPETYEGSIAAERLYQTIVKHDAQHRVLVTSFHKEQIERFNLYHSNDIATGASQAEVTEGILKFYTGFSKLYDGQALTFQMPLSYKGLPLTSKRFISWLNSRQIAPGYYGVNSIDLMCDLITHGVHTIVTDRPTLAQQFKTINLR